In one Plasmodium vivax chromosome 4, whole genome shotgun sequence genomic region, the following are encoded:
- a CDS encoding hypothetical protein, conserved (encoded by transcript PVX_002550A) produces the protein MINKRYNRIFTHNEKNSQRMSNILNRTDVSPLKKCHMREKVNRFPFLFKAVTCAVVIWVAQSPGVPGEYTPHQSWNHKNGQSYNQPDVTFARSLAENDDINESDFAATKNGVLENEPSDNYSYEASTAFSESDDTEINKIIMDQLQNEEDLSEDILEHLRKRLQGGNGEEGSGEGGSGEGGEESVEGEEATGDLVSNVEQIEPVNNNFFDNTAGSEGGEEVVEESTATSSDNAQENVEETEAPAPSIFTNVKEDVQEVEEAAASMQDPVEDSVEEVGAVEGVEAADAVEEPATTPIDSVEESEEPSPPTFDNVQDNVEETSESVSSIPDNAPENVEEVEEVEEPAAPTIDSVVSTTEEAEEPAPTSFDSVEENAEETEEPAAPTQDSVEENAGEEVAEPAAPTVDSAADNAEELTELATSTFDSVQELVEEVEEPSAPVFDSAQENVDVNEELANSVFDRVAEEAEEIEVQSSDMPSNAQVDELDEVHEVEEPVTFTFDNVVESVEEAEEPAAFTFDNAADGVEEEKVEEPVSSVSDNVEVEEPVSSVLDNVEVEEPVSSVLDNVEVEEPVSSVLDNVEVEEPAAPVIDHVENSAVEPVEEVVEEAVQEAADEILEEEVKREEPADDVVVGEPTEVAADEYVQEAVEVVQEAADEVMEEERIEEPAEVAVEEPAEVAVEEPAEVAVEEPAEVAVEEPVQVAAEEPVEVAAEEPVEVAAEEPVEVASEEPVEVNAEEPVEVAVEEPVEVAVEEPVEVAVEEPVEVTSDEYVQEAVEVVQEAADEVIEDEEKIEEPLETNTEPEEVATDEYVQEAIESVQEAADEVKEEERIEEPAEVAVEEPVQVAAEESVETVSEEYVQEAVEVVQEAADEVMEEEKIEQPAEAVVEEPVQVAAEEPVEVASEEPVEVTAEEPVEVTSDEYVQEAVEVVQEAADEVLEEEKIEEPLEIVEEEPVQVAAEEPVEEVLEEVVQEAADEVMEEEKIEEPLEIVAEEPLEIVAEEPVQVAAEEVLVEKEEVNENILNIVEEIKESIVDKLEANEEASEEGNEDLLESAEEAAEEVAEEAVDTTTEADVVETVEEEAANATTEVSAEESLEVSTEAPEETTESESHETFEEDILKNLEENKEANENALEDIKEMKEEFLDYVEQRVEDNENVLVDLLQHLERNAHVNESVLEDLEEIKEDLLANIQMAEETRKEVTDASAESAEEVEEPVEVSAEVAAEEPVEVAAEEPVEVTAEEPVEVTAEEPVEIPTEENIFDVIEEIKEKVLENLEETTAESVAESVGEGADENALDVLKEMQESLLENFGQKIEANENILASVLENIQEKVELNKSVLVDVLAELKEEAVSQRETAQEVAAELVEEAAEVPAVEPVEEEVVEPAVEVVEEPVEEEVVEPVVDVIEEPAVEVVEVPVEETVEEPVEVTAEEPVEVTAEEPVEETVEEPVVEVVEEPVEEPVVEAIEEPVVEPVVEPAVEVIEDATEEPVEEAAEEPDVEVAEGSAIESVEEAFEQIIEDAAQVIAEESVEETAEQILEQATQAVTEEAADAADVADAEEAVGTAQVVTEESVAEAIEDTVEEISAEPIQATIEGIVGEVVESVEENIEAVEEAIKDIVEGAVEGAPELSLEEMIEDVMVGTVAEEDSAKEAAEETVEEVVQEDAAEEEAAKEAAEETVEEAEREATQEAVEETVEDVVEEVSAEAVEEIVLETPEGTSDESVETVVEHAVEDSLGETIATIVDDVAEETTEKSEESVVDNLGVKVEEVLDVDVEEVAQEAADDVIMRVSENESEGESGAESGEEVEELESALFEVEKDIKKKVLDMFSGNVEFDEKESEKLALDLQKNLLSMFSGGVGDDEEEEEEEEGEEGESERDDSERDYAGRDDAGRDDAERNDAERDDAERNDAERDDAERDHAERDHADKAESDRESSLEANENRLVKLSEGGESEPALLEVEEDIKQTVLGMFSLKGEFDEAESEKLALDLQKNLLSMLSGNMEDNDDEYEDIDEEYEEVEEDYEEEKLGKPVEVVVEDATEEAVDEVVGVVQEPEEEGAEESDKDTGEVSEEEVAKEAADEVMEEEKKEEAGEPSVVVEEPSVVVKEPSVVVKEPSVVVEEPSVVVEEPSVVVEEPSVVVEEPAFTVEEPAFTVEEPAITVEEPAITVEEPVFTVEEPVFTVEEPAFTVEEPAFTVEEPAFTVEEPATTVEELVEEVLKVAEEEVATEAVEKDGEEAEEQVTEESVEEDEEESGEEEGEESEEEETEESAEEEVAKESVEEEVAKEAEESEESGEESAEEEKEKAEEPVAPVDEVLKEGMQKIEESVKEALGVVQEAVDKVAEEEQTEQAQGPAEAGPVGVVKEPEEEEESEEEGEEGEEGEEGEEEEEEESEEEESEEGESEAGESEAGKSDAAESEVAESEAGEPAEDQAGMDAKMKDELLGMLSEKMKAEGKDLDKLPPEVKKNLLDMLAGNMEMDDEEEEGEEEGEDLGNEELDLQKNLLEMLSGKGGFNPNMLGNLKELEALQKSVPGLMGKAQGISPAEIESLKSMFSGAFDSRGFKGMPQMKLPAELQSIMMPKKEEKGKPQGAQAKAKVPAKAGQVQKPKAQDIMPSRRIRDLFVLPKEIFGSLKNFKESALKFANHIGLNLETIKKHLTTVKNFLLRVDAVVDKEIGNIIEAGKSPQNVVQANEGFLDKMKRLVNKYKIFSIPFFAGMGSFGFLAFGALTTSILSSCLTIFSVTYLVAKIDMRFNEDKRRKFYSFYLDAYKKMAYLREYFETIYRKFVK, from the exons atgataaataaacgTTACAACAGGATTTTTACACATAATGAAAAGAATAGTCAACGCATGAGCAACATTCTCAACAGAACAGACGTGTCTCCTTTGAAAAAATGCCACATGAGGGAGAAAGTGAAtaggtttccttttttgttcaagGCGGTTACTTGCGCCGTTGTGATATGGGTGGCGCAGTCGCCCGGCGTCCCTGGCGAG TATACCCCCCACCAATCGTGGAACCACAAGAATGGCCAGTCATACAACCAACCAGATGTAACCTTCGCAAGATCTTTAGCAGAAAATGATGATATAAACGAATCCGATTTTGCAGCGACGAAAAATGGCGTCTTAGAAAATGAACCCAGTGATAACTACTCCTATGAAGCTTCCACGGCATTTTCCGAAAGTGATGACACGGagattaataaaattataatggaCCAGTTACAGAATGAAGAAGATTTAAGTGAAGATATTTTGGAGCACCTGCGGAAGCGACTGCAAGGTGGGAACGGAGAGGaaggaagcggtgaagggggaagcggtgagggaggCGAGGAAAGcgtcgaaggggaagaagcaactgGTGACCTTGTTAGCAATGTAGAACAAATCGAACCGGTGAATAACAACTTTTTCGATAACACTGCAGGTAgcgaaggaggggaagaagtggtgGAAGAATCAACGGCCACCTCTTCAGATAATGCGCAGGAGAATGTGGAAGAGACAGAGGCGCCAGCCCCATCCATATTCACTAATGTGAAAGAGGATGTGCAAGAGGTTGAGGAGGCGGCTGCGTCCATGCAAGATCCCGTGGAGGACAGCGTAGAGGAGGTCGGCGCAGTAGAAGGGGTAGAAGCTGCAGATGCGGTAGAAGAACCAGCCACCACCCCAATCGATAGTGTAGAAGAAAGCGAGGAACCGTCTCCTCCTACCTTCGACAATGTGCAGGATAATGTGGAAGAAACGAGCGAATCGGTTAGCAGCATACCGGATAACGCGCCAGAAAACGTagaagaggtggaagaggtAGAAGAACCTGCCGCTCCCACAATTGATAGTGTAGTATCTACCACCGAGGAGGCAGAGGAACCAGCGCCCACCTCGTTCGATAGTGTAGAAGAAAATGCGGAAGAAACAGAAGAACCAGCTGCTCCCACGCAGGATAGTGTGGAAGAAAAtgcaggagaagaagttgCGGAACCAGCTGCCCCCACAGTGGATAGCGCTGCAGATAACGCAGAAGAATTAACGGAGCTAGCCACTTCCACGTTCGACAGTGTGCAGGAGCTCgtagaagaagtggaagagccGTCTGCCCCCGTTTTCGACAGCGCGCAAGAAAATGTGGACGTAAACGAAGAGCTAGCGAACAGCGTATTTGATCGTGTAGCAGAGGAAGCCGAAGAAATTGAAGTGCAAAGCAGCGACATGCCAAGTAATGCGCAAGTGGATGAGTTGGATGAAGTGCACGAAGTAGAGGAGCCTGTAACGTTTACATTCGATAACGTAGTGGAGAGTGTAGAAGAAGCTGAGGAACCAGCAGCTTTCACATTCGATAATGCAGCAGATGgtgtggaagaagaaaaagttgAAGAACCCGTTAGCAGCGTTTCAGATAACGTAGAAGTTGAAGAACCCGTTAGCAGCGTTTTAGATAACGTAGAAGTTGAAGAACCCGTTAGCAGCGTTTTAGATAACGTAGAAGTTGAAGAACCCGTTAGCAGCGTTTTAGATAACGTAGAAGTTGAAGAACCAGCTGCGCCGGTAATCGATCATGTGGAAAACAGTGCCGTGGAACCCGTAGAGGAGGTTGTGGAGGAAGCTGTACAGGAAGCTGCCGATGAGATCCTAGAGGAGGAGGTGAAAAGAGAAGAACCTGCCGACGACGTAGTCGTAGGGGAACCCACAGAGGTGGCAGCAGATGAATATGTTCAAGAAGCCGTAGAAGTTGTACAAGAAGCGGCAGATGAGGTGatggaggaagaaagaaTAGAGGAGCCCGCTGAGGTAGCTGTAGAGGAGCCAGCAGAGGTAGCTGTAGAGGAGCCCGCAGAGGTAGCTGTAGAGGAGCCCGCTGAGGTAGCTGTAGAGGAGCCCGTACAGGTAGCTGCTGAAGAACCTGTGGAAGTAGCTGCCGAAGAACCTGTAGAGGTAGCTGCCGAAGAACCTGTAGAGGTAGCTTCCGAAGAACCTGTAGAGGTAAATGCAGAAGAACCTGTAGAGGTAGCTGTCGAAGAACCCGTAGAGGTAGCTGTCGAAGAACCTGTAGAGGTAGCTGTAGAAGAACCCGTAGAGGTAACTTCAGACGAATATGTCCAGGAAGCTGTAGAAGTTGTACAGGAAGCTGCAGATGAGGTGATagaagatgaagagaaaataGAAGAACCTTTAGAGACAAATACAGAACCTGAGGAGGTAGCTACAGATGAATATGTGCAGGAGGCTATAGAATCTGTACAAGAAGCTGCGGACGAGGtgaaagaggaagaaagaatAGAGGAACCAGCTGAGGTAGCTGTAGAGGAACCCGTACAGGTAGCTGCTGAAGAATCTGTAGAAACGGTTTCTGAAGAATATGTACAGGAGGCTGTAGAAGTTGTGCAAGAGGCTGCAGATGAGGTgatggaggaagaaaaaatagaacaacCAGCCGAAGCAGTTGTAGAGGAACCCGTACAGGTTGCTGCCGAAGAACCTGTGGAAGTAGCTTCAGAAGAACCTGTAGAGGTAACTGCAGAAGAACCTGTGGAAGTAACTTCAGACGAATATGTTCAAGAAGCCGTAGAAGTTGTACAGGAAGCTGCAGATGAGGTgttggaggaagaaaaaatagaggaGCCCCTCGAGATAGTCGAAGAGGAGCCCGTACAGGTAGCTGCCGAAGAACCTGTGGAAGAGGTCTTAGAGGAAGTTGTGCAAGAAGCTGCAGATGAGGTgatggaagaagaaaaaatagaagaaccCCTTGAGATAGTCGCAGAAGAACCCCTCGAGATAGTCGCAGAAGAACCCGTACAAGTAGCTGCTGAAGAAGTACtagtagaaaaggaagaggtgaATGAAAACATATTGAACATAGTAGAAGAAATAAAGGAAAGCATAGTAGACAAATTGGAAGCCAATGAGGAGGCAAGTGAGGAAGGAAACGAAGACCTATTAGAAAGCGCAGAAGAAGCGGCCGAGGAGGTTGCTGAAGAAGCTGTAGACACTACCACCGAAGCTGATGTAGTTGAAACTGTTGAGGAAGAAGCCGCAAATGCTACCACCGAAGTTAGTGCAGAAGAATCTCTAGAGGTAAGTACCGAGGCTCCTGAGGAAACGACCGAGAGTGAATCACACGAAACGTTCGAAGAagatatattgaaaaatttagaagaaaataaagaagcaaATGAAAACGCTTTAGAAgatataaaagaaatgaaggaAGAATTTTTGGACTATGTAGAACAAAGAGTAGAAGACAACGAAAATGTGCTTGTGGATTTGCTACAACACTTGGAAAGAAACGCACACGTGAATGAGAGCGTATTAGAAGATTTagaggaaataaaagaagattTGTTGGCTAATATTCAAATGGCCGAGGAGACTAGGAAAGAGGTGACAGACGCTTCGGCAGAAAGTGCAGAAGAGGTAGAAGAACCCGTAGAGGTATCCGCAGAGGTAGCCGCAGAAGAACCCGTAGAGGTAGCCGCAGAAGAACCTGTAGAGGTAACTGCAGAAGAACCCGTAGAGGTAACTGCTGAAGAACCTGTAGAGATACCCACagaagaaaacatttttgatgttatagaagaaataaaagaaaaggtacTAGAAAATCTGGAAGAAACGACAGCCGAAAGTGTTGCCGAAAGCGTAGGCGAGGGCGCGGATGAAAATGCTCTAGatgttttaaaagaaatgcaGGAAAGCTTGTTAGAAAACTTTGGGCAGAAGATAGAAGCCAACGAAAATATATTGGCAAGTGTATTGGAGAATATACAAGAAAAGGTGGAGTTAAATAAAAGTGTGTTAGTAGACGTCTTGGCAGAATTAAAGGAGGAAGCTGTAAGTCAGCGGGAAACTGCCCAAGAGGTCGCAGCAGAGTTAGTTGAGGAGGCCGCAGAAGTGCCTGCAGTGGAGCCCGTAGAAGAGGAAGTAGTAGAGCCTGCAGTAGAAGTAGTAGAGGAGCCCGTAGAAGAGGAAGTAGTAGAACCTGTAGTAGATGTTATAGAAGAGCCTGCAGTAGAGGTAGTAGAAGTGCCTGTAGAGGAGACCGTAGAAGAACCTGTAGAGGTAACTGCAGAAGAACCCGTAGAGGTAACTGCAGAAGAACCCGTAGAAGAGACCGTAGAAGAACCTGTAGTAGAAGTAGTAGAAGAGCCAGTAGAAGAACCTGTAGTAGAGGCCATTGAAGAGCCCGTAGTAGAACCTGTAGTAGAGCCTGCAGTAGAGGTTATCGAAGATGCGACCGAAGAACCTGTAGAGGAGGCTGCGGAAGAACCAGACGTTGAAGTAGCAGAAGGATCTGCTATAGAATCCGTGGAAGAGGCGTTTGAGCAAATTATAGAAGATGCTGCACAGGTAATAGCTGAAGAATCCGTAGAAGAAACCGCAGAGCAAATTTTAGAGCAAGCTACACAAGCCGTAACGGAAGAAGCCGCAGACGCCGCAGACGTTGCAGACGCCGAAGAAGCTGTAGGAACTGCGCAAGTAGTAACAGAAGAATCTGTAGCGGAAGCTATTGAAGATACCGTAGAGGAAATTTCAGCAGAACCTATACAGGCAACTATTGAAGGTATTGTAGGAGAAGTTGTAGAATCCGTCGAAGAAAACATCGAAGCTGTGGAAGAGGCTATTAAAGATATCGTAGAAGGGGCTGTGGAAGGGGCTCCAGAATTGTCTCTAGAGGAAATGATAGAAGATGTTATGGTAGGAACCGTCGCAGAGGAAGACTCTGCCAAGGAAGCAGCAGAAGAAACCGTCGAAGAGGTTGTGCAAGAAGATGCTGCCGAAGAAGAAGCCGCCAAAGAAGCGGCAGAAGAAACCGTCGAAGAAGCTGAACGTGAAGCCACCCAAGAAGCCGTAGAAGAAACCGTTGAAGATGTTGTCGAGGAAGTTTCAGCAGAAGCTGTAGAAGAGATTGTACTAGAAACTCCAGAAGGCACTTCAGATGAGTCTGTAGAAACAGTTGTAGAACACGCTGTAGAGGATAGCTTAGGAGAGACGATAGCAACCATTGTGGACGACGTTGCGGAGGAAACTACAGAAAAATCTGAAGAAAGCGTAGTAGATAATTTAGGAGTGAAAGTAGAAGAGGTACTCGATGTAGATGTAGAAGAAGTAGCCCAAGAAGCTGCAGACGATGTAATAATGAGAGTAAGCGAAAATGAAAGTGAAGGAGAAAGTGGAGCGGAAAGCggagaagaagtggaagaactCGAGTCGGCATTGTTCGAAGTAGAAAAggacattaaaaaaaaagttttggACATGTTCTCTGGAAATGTAGAATTTGATGAAAAGGAGTCCGAAAAATTGGCATTAGATCTGCAGAAGAATTTGTTGTCTATGTTTTCTGGAGGTGTAGGAgatgacgaggaggaggaagaggaggaagagggcgAAGAAGGGGAATCTGAAAGAGACGATTCGGAAAGAGACTATGCAGGAAGAGACGATGCAGGAAGAGACGATGCAGAGAGAAACGATGCAGAGAGAGACGATGCAGAGAGAAACGATGCAGAGAGAGACGATGCAGAGAGAGACCATGCAGAAAGGGACCATGCAGATAAAGCCGAATCTGATAGAGAATCTAGTCTGGAAGCAAATGAAAATAGACTAGTTAAGTTATCCGAGGGAGGAGAAAGCGAACCTGCGTTGCTAGAAGTTGAAGAAGATATTAAACAGACCGTGCTGGGCATGTTCTCTTTGAAGGGAGAATTTGATGAAGCTGAATCAGAGAAGCTAGCATTAGACCTACAGAAAAATCTACTCTCTATGCTGTCTGGAAATATGGAGGACAACGATGATGAGTATGAGGACATTGATGAGGAATATGAAGAGGTAGAGGAAGACtatgaggaggaaaaattagGAAAACCAGTAGAAGTCGTTGTAGAGGATGCTACGGAAGAGGCAGTAGATGAAGTAGTCGGTGTTGTTCAAGAGCCTGAAGAGGAAGGCGCGGAAGAATCTGATAAGGACACTGGCGAGGTGTCCGAAGAGGAGGTCGCTAAGGAGGCTGCGGATGAAGTTatggaagaggagaaaaaggaagaagcaggcGAGCCGTCAGTCGTTGTGGAGGAGCCATCCGTCGTTGTGAAGGAGCCATCCGTCGTTGTGAAGGAGCCATCCGTCGTTGTGGAGGAGCCATCCGTCGTTGTGGAAGAGCCATCCGTTGTTGTGGAAGAGCCATCCGTTGTTGTGGAGGAACCTGCCTTTACCGTAGAAGAACCGGCCTTTACCGTAGAAGAACCTGCTATTACTGTAGAAGAACCTGCTATTACTGTAGAAGAACCGGTCTTTACCGTAGAAGAACCGGTCTTTACCGTAGAAGAACCGGCCTTTACCGTAGAAGAACCGGCCTTTACCGTAGAAGAACCGGCCTTTACCGTGGAAGAACCGGCCACTACCGTAGAAGAACTCGTGGAGGAGGTTCTCAAAGTAGCCGAAGAGGAGGTAGCAACAGAAGCAGTAGAGAAGGAcggagaagaagcggaagagcaGGTGACTGAAGAATCGGTagaggaagatgaagaagaatcgGGCGAAGAGGAAGGCGAGGAAtctgaagaggaggaaactGAAGAATCAGCAGAGGAGGAGGTAGCAAAAGAATCAGTAGAGGAGGAGGTAGCAAAAGAAgca GAAGAATCTGAGGAGTCCGGCGAAGAGTCcgcagaggaggaaaaggaaaaggcagaaGAACCTGTGGCCCCTGTGGATGAAGTCTTGAAGGagggaatgcaaaaaatagaaGAGTCCGTGAAGGAGGCCCTCGGAGTTGTGCAAGAGGCAGTAGATAAAGTGGCAGAGGAGGAGCAGACGGAACAGGCACAGGGCCCGGCAGAAGCAGGACCTGTTGGCGTTGTGAAAGAGccggaagaggaggaagaatcagaagaagaaggggaagaaggggaagaaggagaggaaggagaagaagaagaggaggaagagtccgaagaagaagaatccGAAGAAGGAGAGTCCGAAGCAGGGGAATCCGAAGCAGGAAAGTCCGATGCAGCAGAGTCCGAAGTGGCAGAGTCCGAAGCAGGAGAACCCGCAGAGGACCAGGCAGGAATGGACGCTAAAATGAAAGACGAGCTATTAGGTATGCTAtccgaaaaaatgaaagcggAAGGAAAAGATTTAGATAAATTACCCCCagaggtgaagaaaaatctGTTAGATATGTTAGCTGGAAATATGGAAAtggatgatgaggaggaagaaggagaagaggaggGAGAGGATCTGGGAAATGAAGAATTAGACCTACAGAAAAATCTCCTAGAGATGCTTTCCGGAAAGGGAGGATTTAATCCAAATATGTTAGGAAACTTAAAAGAATTAGAAGCGTTGCAGAAGAGCGTACCTGGCTTAATGGGCAAG
- a CDS encoding hypothetical protein, conserved (encoded by transcript PVX_002555A): MMETNSERHSNASVAASYYEDCNHVDRKGAGVCKSANVGASEGGHKTGRFGIPLFFVKAFVFVSFVMLLQFCSPSMSALQTGVHTHGGPGSTAAGSHYPNKARGNRILIECLKNLNTTYETLEQNIVDKIENIYEQQRRNIASKIMAFIKKIDLILEKEIVKTLKYIDAEKDEPIKCGLNFYEKMKKFFSGLKIFSTPVLGTFAAFTAYYFKAQAFTAMLSLTVAFLPLMSTCYLMYKVFKIRSDMSK, translated from the exons ATGATGGAGACAAATTCTGAGCGTCATTCTAATGCTTCCGTAGCTGCGTCTTATTATGAGGATTGCAATCATGTGGATAGAAAGGGGGCAGGCGTTTGTAAGTCTGCCAATGTGGGTGCTTCAGAAGGGGGCCATAAGACTGGCAGGTTTGGCATTCCCCTGTTTTTTGTGAAGGCCTTCGTCTTTGTGAGCTTCGTCATGCTGTTGCAGTTTTGTTCTCCTAGT ATGAGCGCGCTCCAAACCGGAGTACATACCCATGGCGGCCCCGGCAGCACAGCAGCAGGGAGCCACTACCCCAACAAGGCAAGAGGCAACAGAATTCTAATCGaatgtttaaaaaacttAAATACGACTTATGAAACGTTGGAGCAGAACATCGTGGATAAgatagaaaatatttacgAACAGCAGAGACGAAACATCGCATCCAAAATAATggcatttataaaaaaaattgatttaattttggaaaaagaaattgtaaAGACGTTAAAATATATCGATGCCGAGAAGGATGAGCCTATTAAATGtggtttaaatttttacgagaaaatgaaaaagttcTTTTCTGGACTGAAGATCTTTTCTACCCCTGTTTTGGGtacctttgccgcttttacTGCGTACTACTTTAAGGCCCAAGCCTTTACCGCCATGCTCAGTTTGACCGTCGCCTTTTTGCCCCTCATGTCTACGTGCTACTTGATGTATAAAGTGTTTAAAATACGTAGTGATATGTCTAAGTGA
- a CDS encoding hypothetical protein (encoded by transcript PVX_002560A) has protein sequence MQRRVGGATVWWQRLLFSRQGYPVTINSNSNYNSSNYSNSNCDDRNKLKK, from the coding sequence ATGCAACGACGCGTTGGCGGGGCAACTGTTTGGTGGCAACGCCTTCTGTTCTCTCGCCAGGGGTACCCAGTCACCATAAATAGCAACAGCAACTATAACAGCAGTAATTATAGCAACAGCAATTGTGATGACAGAAATAAGTTGAAGAAATAA
- a CDS encoding RAD protein (Pv-fam-e) (encoded by transcript PVX_002565A) — MSYKNARLENVVRPRTFKGPLLCLSCLFFLAHPFIVAPVNLLPGVEPNRHYDLRILAEASPSNGGAQPGGSSSQDSSTQDSNANESTSHESNAQVRRAQPRNPPGQAQPTQGALPKDPQNLFHGIPRNRLGNYKTSSPYLRNEKNKQNKKKKKSQKRDDPNNEKHIPEQSIKLTEEEVLARLNNLNGIVSKKDMYILWFNLHNLYVRKYYAMMKEVWMKAESSASRRNIPQQTLEELWWRVYASLINELREKDKSCVNDFYSLLDKGECTSDVYISFLEGRRKVWTDAINMMRYKW, encoded by the exons ATGAGTTACAAAAACGCGAGGCTGGAAAACGTGGTGCGCCCCAGGACCTTCAAAGGACCGCTTCTCTGTTTGTCCTGCCTGTTCTTCCTG GCCCACCCCTTCATCGTAGCACCAGTGAATCTCCTCCCAGGTGTTGAGCCCAACCGCCATTATGACCTCCGAATCTTAGCCGAGGCGAGCCCCTCAAATGGGGGGGCGCAaccggggggaagcagctcGCAGGATAGCAGTACACAGGATAGCAACGCAAATGAGAGCACCTCCCATGAGAGCAACGCACAGGTGCGCCGAGCCCAACCGAGGAACCCGCCCGGGCAGGCACAGCCAACGCAGGGGGCACTCCCAAAGGACCCCCAAAACCTCTTCCACGGAATCCCAAGAAACCGACTGGGGAACTACAAAACGAGCAGCCCATACTtgagaaacgaaaaaaacaaacaaaataaaaaaaaaaaaaaatcacaaaaaagggatgaCCCCAATAATGAAAAACACATCCCCGAGCAAAGCATAAAATTAACGGAAGAAGAAGTCCTAGCCAGActgaataatttaaatggaATTGTTTCCAAAAAAGACATGTACATCCTCTGGTTTAACCTTCACAATCTTTATGTTCGCAAGTACTATGCCATGATGAAGGAGGTGTGGATGAAGGCAGAGTCTTCTGCATCCCGCCGTAACATCCCACAACAAACTCTTGAAGAACTTTGGTGGAGAGTCTATGCCAGCCTCATTAATGAACTTAGGGAAAAGGACAAAAGCTGCGTAAACGACTTTTACAGCTTGCTTGACAAAGGAGAATGCACATCTGATGTGTACATATCTTTCCTCGAGGGGAGAAGGAAGGTGTGGACCGACGCGATCAACATGATGAGGTACAAGTGGTGA
- a CDS encoding hypothetical protein (encoded by transcript PVX_002570A): MYKMWEHIYGKRRHIYIDMIKTLWEKCVHLTEKKQIPKKFLFKVWWKAYSDFVVELQNFDSQNVSSFYDLYYKDRCSRYTYVQFIMENKKAWKEFTARMKGKWTNRLLGELRAYSR; encoded by the coding sequence aTGTATAAAATGTGGGAACATATTTACGGCAAAAGGAGGCACATTTACATAGACATGATAAAGACCCTCTGGGAGAAGTGCGTCCACCTGACAGAGAAGAAACAAATCCcaaagaaatttttatttaaagtTTGGTGGAAGGCCTACTCGGATTTCGTGGTGGAGCTGCAAAATTTTGACTCCCAAAATGTCAGCAGCTTTTACGATTTATATTACAAAGACCGCTGCTCCAGATATACCTACGTGCAATTCAtcatggaaaataaaaaggccTGGAAGGAATTCACCGCACGGATGAAAGGTAAGTGGACGAATAGGTTGCTCGGCGAGTTGAGGGCCTACTCCAGGTAG